A window of the Gossypium hirsutum isolate 1008001.06 chromosome A03, Gossypium_hirsutum_v2.1, whole genome shotgun sequence genome harbors these coding sequences:
- the LOC107927997 gene encoding protein NUCLEAR FUSION DEFECTIVE 4 yields MGYHETYSLNAWKWLGFVSAVWVQAISGNNYTFSNYSDAIKTLMNLTQLELNNLSVAKDIGKAFGLLAGLASDRLPTPVILLIGAIEGLIGYGVQWLVVSQKIQPLPYWQMCIFLCMGGNSTTWMNTAVLVTCIRNFRRNRGPVSGILKGYVGLSTAIFTDICSALFSDNPAKFLIMLSVIPFAVCLTAVFFLRETPQSVSVAAEKEEARYFAIFNIVAVVVAFYLLAYDFIGSTNQVFSLVFVITLLVLLASPLAVPVYSFCKSWRLARFAPDVERREPLLEQEANAAAERNEVINDETPVAVEEAVVVEKSRPVLGEDHTIFEAMGTWDFWLLFVSFLCGVGTGLAVMNNMAQIGLALGHADVSIFVSLISIWGFFGRITSGSVSEYFLKKAGTPRPLWNAASQILMAVGFLVMALAMPGCLYIGSIIVGACYGVRLAVSVPVASELFGLKYYGLLYNVLILNLPIGSFLFSGLLAGYLYDAQATPTPGGGNTCVGSHCYRLVFSIMALASILGFGLDVLLTIRSKYIYTKIFTRRKSKKPSTTTESNGQ; encoded by the exons ATGGGGTATCATGAAACTTACAGTCTCAATGCCTGGAAATGGCTAGGCTTCGTTTCTGCTGTATGGGTTCAAGCTATTTCAGGCAATAACTATACATTTTCCAACTATTCCGATGCCATCAAGACCCTTATGAACCTTACCCAGCTCGAGCTTAACAATTTATCGGTAGCTAAAGATATCGGTAAAGCTTTTGGTCTCCTCGCCGGTCTTGCCTCTGACCGTTTACCCACCCCAGTTATTCTCCTTATCGGTGCTATTGAAGGGTTGATCGGTTATGGTGTTCAATGGTTAGTCGTCAGTCAGAAAATTCAACCATTGCCTTACTGGCAG ATGTGTATATTTCTTTGCATGGGAGGTAACAGCACGACATGGATGAACACAGCGGTGTTAGTGACATGCATCCGTAACTTCCGTCGTAACCGTGGACCGGTTTCCGGTATATTAAAAGGTTACGTGGGTCTTAGCACCGCCATTTTTACAGACATTTGCTCCGCTTTATTCTCAGATAACCCCGCCAAGTTCCTAATCATGTTATCCGTTATCCCTTTTGCCGTTTGCCTCACCGCCGTCTTTTTCCTCCGTGAAACCCCTCAGTCCGTCTCCGTCGCTGCGGAAAAAGAAGAAGCTCGCTATTTCGCTATATTCAACATCGTCGCCGTCGTGGTTGCCTTTTATCTATTAGCCTATGACTTTATCGGTTCGACCAATCAAGTCTTTTCACTCGTTTTCGTTATTACACTTCTCGTTTTACTCGCTAGTCCGTTGGCGGTGCCGGTTTATTCTTTTTGCAAGAGCTGGCGCTTGGCCAGGTTCGCACCCGACGTGGAGCGACGGGAACCGCTGCTGGAACAAGAAGCTAATGCGGCGGCGGAGAGAAATGAGGTTATTAACGATGAAACGCCGGTTGCGGTGGAGGAAGCGGTGGTGGTGGAAAAGAGTAGGCCGGTGCTAGGAGAGGACCACACAATTTTTGAGGCGATGGGGACATGGGACTTTTGGCTTTTGTTTGTGTCGTTTTTGTGTGGGGTGGGTACCGGTTTGGCAGTGATGAATAACATGGCACAGATCGGTCTGGCCCTTGGCCACGCCGACGTTTCGATTTTTGTGTCGCTCATCAGTATCTGGGGTTTCTTCGGTCGGATCACCTCGGGTTCGGTTTCGGAATATTTTCTCAA GAAAGCTGGAACACCTAGGCCTCTTTGGAATGCAGCATCTCAGATCCTCATGGCGGTCGGGTTCCTTGTTATGGCATTAGCAATGCCCGGTTGCCTTTACATCGGCTCGATCATTGTCGGCGCCTGTTACGGAGTCCGTCTAGCGGTTTCAGTCCCCGTCGCCTCGGAACTATTCGGTCTCAAATATTATGGTTTACTCTACAATGTCTTAATCCTCAACCTTCCCATCGGTTCTTTCCTCTTTTCCGGCTTGCTCGCAGGCTACCTATACGATGCCCAGGCCACCCCAACACCAGGTGGTGGGAATACTTGTGTAGGAAGTCATTGTTACAGGCTTGTGTTCAGCATAATGGCTTTAGCCTCAATTCTCGGATTCGGTTTGGATGTTTTATTAACAATAAGATCCAAGTACATCTATACCAAGATATTCACCCGCCGGAAATCAAAGAAACCGTCGACGACGACGGAGTCCAATGGCCAATAA
- the LOC107928005 gene encoding 26S proteasome non-ATPase regulatory subunit 4 homolog — MVLEATMICIDNSEWMRNGDYSPSRFQAQADAVSLICGAKTQSNPENTVGILTMAGKGVRVLTTPTSDLGKILACMHGLEMGGEMNLAAGIEIAQLALKHRQNKLQHQRIIVFAGSPIKYEKKVLEMIGKKLKKNSVALDIVDFGEDEDGKPDKLEAFLASVNNNDSSHIVHVPPGQNALSDVLISTPVFTGDGEGGGGFAAHAASVGVTNFDFGVDPNIDPELALALRVSMEEERARQEAAAKKAAEESSNPEKEEEVQPQSDSQHATEQVTDPMDEDDALLKHALALSMNIPGSDSSAGDAEMSEATNDQELAMALQMSMQDSSKDQSSESDVSKVLGDQSFMSSILSSLPGVDPNDPNVKDLLASLPGQSESQEKKNEDEQPKDDK; from the exons ATGGTTCTCGAG GCGACTATGATATGCATCGATAACTCAGAATGGATGCGAAACGGCGATTATTCACCCTCTCGATTTCAAGCACAAGCTGACGCCGTTAGTCTTATTTGTGGAGCTAAAACCCAG TCTAATCCGGAGAATACGGTTGGGATTTTGACTATGGCGGGCAAAGGTGTACGTGTATTGACTACTCCTACTAGTGATCTCGGCAAAATCTTGGCTTGCATGCACG GTCTTGAAATGGGGGGTGAGATGAACCTAGCAGCTGGAATTGAGATTGCTCAGCTGGCCCTTAAGCATCGCCAAAACAAACTTCAACATCAAAGGATTATAGTTTTTGCTGGAAG TCCCATTAAGTATGAAAAGAAGGTCCTGGAGATGATAGGAAAGAAACTGAAAAAGAACAGTGTAGCTCTTGATATTGTTGACTTTGGTGAGGATGAAGATGGAAAGCCAGACAAGTTGGAGGCTTTTCTTGCATCTGTTAATAATAATGACAGTAGTCATATAGTTCATGTTCCTCCTGGTCAAAATGCACTTTCTGATGTGCTCATCAG CACACCTGTGTTCACTGGGGATGGGGAAGGAGGAGGTGGCTTTGCTGCTCATGCAGCATCAGTAGGTGTCACTAATTTTGATTTCGGAGTGGATCCAAATATAGATCCAGAGCTGGCTCTTGCCCTAAGGGTTTCCATGGAAGAGGAGAGAGCAAGGCAAGAAGCTGCTGCCAAGAAGGCTGCCGAGGAATCTTCTAATCCAGAAAAAGAAGAGGAAGTGCAACCACAGTCCGATTCGCAGCATGCAACTGAACAAGTTACTGATCCCATG GATGAGGATGATGCTTTGCTAAAGCATGCCCTTGCATTGTCGATGAATATCCCAGGATCTGATTCTTCTGCGGGTGATGCTGAGATGTCTGAGGCTACCAATGATCAGGAATTGGCCATGG CACTTCAGATGTCGATGCAGGACAGTTCAAAAGATCAATCATCAGAATCAGATGTGAGCAAGGTGTTGGGAGATCAGTCTTTTATGTCATCCATCCTTTCATCA CTTCCAGGAGTTGACCCCAATGATCCAAATGTAAAAGATTTGTTAGCATCTTTGCCGGGTCAATCTGAG TCGCAAGAAAAGAAGAATGAAGATGAGCAACCAAAAGATGACAAGTGA
- the LOC107927819 gene encoding proteasome subunit alpha type-7, whose protein sequence is MARYDRAITVFSPDGHLFQVEYALEAVRKGNAAVGVRGTDIVVLGVEKKSAVKLQDSRSVRKIVSLDDHIALACAGLKADARVLINRARIECQSHRLTVEEPVTVEYITRYIAGLQQKYTQSGGVRPFGLSTLIVGFDPYTGVPSLYQTDPSGTFSAWKANATGRNSNSMREFLEKNYKETSGHETIKLAIRALLEVVESGGKNIEVATMTKEHGLRQLEESEIDAIVAEIEAEKAAAEAAKKALAAPKET, encoded by the exons ATGGCGAGATATGATCGAGCAATTACTGTTTTCTCCCCCGATGGTCATTTATTCCAAGTGGAGTACGCTCTTGAAGCCGTCCGTAAAGGTAACGCCGCCGTCGGAGTTCGCGGCACTGATATCGTCGTCCTCGGTGTCGAGAAAAAATCCGCCGTCAAGCTCCAAGATTCCAG AAGTGTTAGAAAGATTGTGTCCTTGGATGATCACATTGCTCTGGCTTGCGCGGGTTTAAAAGCCGATGCTCGAGTCTTGATCAATAGGGCTCGAATCGAATGTCAAAGTCATAGGCTTACAGTTGAGGAGCCTGTAACTGTCGAATATATAACACGATACATTGCCGGTTTGCAACAGAAGTATACGCAAAGTGGCGGTGTTAGACCGTTTGGTCTCTCGACGTTGATCGTTGGCTTTGATCCCTATACTGGCGTTCCTTCTCTTTACCAGACCGATCCATCCGGAACATTTTCGGCTTGGAAGGCTAATGCAACTGGGAGAAACTCCAATTCGATGAGGGAGTTTCTCgagaaaaattataaagaaacttCCGGACATGAAACGATCAAGTTAGCGATCCGTGCTTTGCTCGAA GTCGTCGAGAGCGGGGGAAAGAACATCGAAGTTGCCACAATGACGAAAGAGCATGGACTGCGGCAACTAGAAGAATCCGAAATCGATGCCATCGTTGCCGAGATTGAAGCGGAGAAAGCAGCTGCGGAGGCTGCAAAGAAGGCCCTGGCCGCCCCTAAAGAAACCTAG
- the LOC107928011 gene encoding thaumatin-like protein 1 → MDLHFVTILALIIFLITPKGVYGASFTFINRCDYTVWPGILANAGTPSLGTTGFELPKDSSRSFQAPTGWSGRFWGRTGCKFDGSGSGTCVTGDCGSGQVECNGLGAVPPVTLAEFTLGTTGGQDFYDVSLVDGYNMPMIVEGRGGSGLCSSTGCTTDLNRKCPTELRVGDGDACKSACEAFGSPEYCCSGAYGTPATCKPSVYSEMFKAACPRSYSYAYDDATSTFTCTGADYTVTFCPSSPSKKSSKDATPVPAVPEETTPTTGSTPQGSGSESGLTYSSTTSSTPQGSGSESGLTYSGNGYEYSDSGSGYGYSGSGYLNSGYGYSGSGSDSISDPDGTGKTMLTDGSWLAGLAMGDSPRTTPWILQYALIASTSLLLMFTFIM, encoded by the exons ATGGATCTTCATTTCGTCACCATTTTAGCTCTCATTATCTTCCTTATAACCCCAAAAg gTGTATATGGTGCTTCGTTCACATTCATCAACCGGTGTGATTACACTGTATGGCCTGGTATATTAGCAAATGCAGGTACTCCTAGTCTGGGAACCACCGGATTCGAGCTCCCAAAAGACTCTTCTCGTTCATTCCAAGCTCCGACGGGTTGGTCCGGTCGTTTTTGGGGTCGAACGGGGTGTAAATTCGACGGATCCGGCTCCGGAACTTGTGTCACTGGCGATTGCGGGTCGGGTCAAGTAGAATGCAACGGACTCGGTGCTGTTCCGCCGGTGACTCTAGCTGAGTTCACTCTTGGAACAACCGGTGGTCAAGATTTTTACGATGTTAGTCTCGTCGATGGTTATAATATGCCTATGATCGTTGAAGGCCGTGGTGGGTCGGGCCTTTGTTCTTCGACGGGTTGTACGACTGATCTGAACCGAAAATGCCCGACGGAACTACGGGTCGGTGATGGTGATGCTTGTAAGAGCGCGTGCGAAGCGTTTGGAAGCCCTGAGTATTGTTGTAGCGGCGCGTATGGTACACCCGCCACTTGTAAACCGTCGGTTTATTCCGAGATGTTTAAGGCGGCGTGTCCGAGATCTTATAGCTATGCGTATGATGATGCTACGAGTACTTTTACTTGCACCGGTGCTGACTATACGGTGACGTTTTGTCCCTCCTCTCCTAG TAAAAAATCTTCCAAAGATGCTACACCGGTACCGGCAGTTCCGGAAGAAACTACCCCAACAACAGGTTCAACACCACAAGGATCAGGTTCGGAATCGGGGTTAACTTATTCGTCGACGACAAGTTCAACACCACAAGGATCAGGGTCGGAATCAGGGTTAACTTATTCGGGTAATGGTTACGAGTATTCGGATTCAGGTTCCGGTTATGGATACTCGGGTTCAGGATATTTGAATTCCGGTTATGGATACTCGGGTTCGGGTTCGGATTCGATCTCCGATCCGGATGGAACCGGTAAAACAATGTTGACAGATGGGTCATGGTTAGCTGGTTTGGCCATGGGAGATTCACCGAGAACAACTCCTTGGATTCTACAGTATGCACTCATTGCATCAACTTCTCTccttttaatgtttacatttatAATGTAA
- the LOC107927834 gene encoding actin-depolymerizing factor 5 has protein sequence MAMAFKMATTGMWVADECKNSFMEMKWKKVHRYIVFKIDEKSKLVTVDKVGGAGESYDDFAASLPTDDCRYAVFDFDFVTVDNCRKSKIFFIAWSPTASRIRAKMLYATSKDGLRRVLDGIHYEVQATDPTEMGMDVIKHKAY, from the exons ATGGCTATGGCTTTCAAGATG GCTACGACCGGGATGTGGGTCGCCGATGAGTGCAAGAACTCATTCATGGAGATGAAATGGAAGAAAGTGCATCGATACATAGTGTTCAAGATCGACGAAAAATCGAAGCTGGTGACCGTCGACAAGGTCGGCGGTGCCGGCGAAAGCTATGATGATTTCGCAGCCTCGTTGCCCACCGATGATTGCCGATATGCAGTGTTCGATTTCGATTTCGTCACCGTTGATAATTGCCGGAAAAGCAAGATCTTCTTCATTGCATG gtcCCCAACGGCATCAAGGATAAGAGCAAAAATGTTGTATGCAACATCAAAAGATGGGCTAAGGAGAGTGCTTGATGGCATCCACTATGAAGTTCAAGCAACTGATCCAACTGAGATGGGGATGGATGTTATTAAGCATAAAGCTTATTAG